The proteins below are encoded in one region of Homo sapiens chromosome 8, GRCh38.p14 Primary Assembly:
- the FAM86B2 gene encoding putative protein N-methyltransferase FAM86B2 yields MAPEENAGTELLLQGFERRFLAVRTLRSFPWQSLEAKLRDSSDSELLRDILQKTVRHPVCVKHPPSVKYAWCFLSELIKKHEAVHTEPLDKLYEVLAETLMAKESTQGHRSYLLSSGGSVTLSKSTAIISHGTTGLVTWDAALYLAEWAIENPAAFINRTVLELGSGAGLTGLAICKMCRPRAYIFSDPHSRILEQLRGNVLLNGLSLEADITGNLDSPRVTVAQLDWDVAMVHQLSAFQPDVVIAADVLYCPEAIVSLVGVLQRLAACREHKRAPEVYVAFTVRNPETCQLFTTELGRDGIRWEAEAHHDQKLFPYGEHLEMAMLNLTL; encoded by the exons ATGGCGCCCGAGGAGAACGCGGGGACCGAACTCTTGCTGCAGGGTTTTGAGCGCCGCTTCCTGGCGGTGCGCACACTGCGCTCCTTCCCCTGGCAG AGCTTAGAGGCAAAGTTAAGAGACTCATCAGATTCTGAGCTGCTGCGGGATATTTTGCAGAAG ACTGTGAGGCATCCTGTGTGTGTGAAGCACCCGCCGTCAGTCAAGTATGCCTGGTGCTTTCTCTCAGAACTCATCAAAAAG CACGAGGCTGTCCACACGGAGCCTTTGGACAAACTGTACGAGGTGCTCGCGGAGACTCTGATGGCCAAGGAGTCCACCCAGGGCCACCGGAGCTATTTGCTG TCCTCAGGAGGCTCAGTCACACTCTCCAAGAGCACAGCCATCATCTCCCACGGTACCACAGGCCTGGTCACATGGGATGCCGCCCTCTACCTTGCAGAATGGGCCATCGAGAACCCGGCAGCCTTCATTAACAG GACTGTCCTAGAGCTTGGCAGTGGTGCCGGCCTCACAGGCCTTGCCATCTGCAAGATGTGCCGCCCCCGGGCATACATCTTCAGCGACCCTCACAGCCGGATCCTCGAGCAGCTCCGAGGGAATGTCCTTCTCAATGGCCTCTCATTAGAGGCAGACATCACTGGCAACTTAGACAGCCCCAGGGTGACAGTGGCCCAGCTGGACTGGGACGTAGCAATGGTCCATCAGCTCTCTGCCTTCCAGCCAGATGTTGTCATTGCAGCAG ACGTGCTGTATTGCCCAGAAGCCATCGTGTCGCTGGTCGGGGTCCTGCAGAGGCTGGCTGCCTGCCGGGAGCACAAGCGGGCTCCTGAGGTCTACGTGGCCTTTACCGTCCGCAACCCAGAGACATGCCAGCTGTTCACCACCGAGCTAG GCCGGGATGGGATCAGATGGGAAGCGGAAGCTCATCATGACCAGAAACTGTTTCCCTATGGAGAGCACTTGGAGATGGCAATGCTGAACCTCACACTGTAG